The Melitaea cinxia chromosome 21, ilMelCinx1.1, whole genome shotgun sequence genome has a window encoding:
- the LOC123664304 gene encoding uncharacterized protein LOC123664304 — protein MMAQKLKPSNFYRSLYITSRNYCEYKSIYERNEAGRQPRKVHGKEYPEWRRPWTQRDGEWTSKLSVFVEKSPNMNILNAMQKLPNLTFGDIKQWWGEMKQIQEIVNQKFLPERVVALGANLAACHFFIYRQAAIRLKGKKEWIIGDILSVKLPDTYKEGYFVEAIDCSNFHHNGIRYEGIQNLTGLNHLKWLSLRNNKYVDVWCLDRIAGQNGDTLEFLNLMGCKLCVGCVYALARMPALKFLVISDPGDNIELQAALSMLEQERPNLLISAQQDDENDAVNKVEK, from the exons ATGATGGCTCAAAAACTTAAACCAAGCAATTTTTATCGTTCATTGTACATAACCTCTAGAAATTATTGcgaatataaatctatatacgAACGCAATGAGGCTGGTCGTCAGCCGCGTAAAGTACATGGTAAAGAATATCCTGAATGGAGAAGACCTTGGACACAACGGGATGGGGAATGGACAAGCAAGCTATCAGTTTTCGTCGAAAAAAGTCCCAACATGAACATACTGAATGCTATGCAGAAACTTCCAAATTTAACCTTTGGTGATATAAAGCAATGGTGGGGAGAAATGAAACAAATACAAGAAATAGTAAACCAAAAATTCTTACCAGAAAGAGTGGTTGCTCTCGGTGCAAACTTAGCGGCAtgtcacttttttatatatcgtCAAGCAGCCATTAG GTTGAAAGGCAAAAAAGAATGGATCATTGGTGATATATTATCAGTCAAACTACCGGACACTTACAAAGAAGGTTACTTTGTTGAAGCCATTGATTGTTCTAATTTCCACCACAATGGCATCAGATATGAAGGGATACAAAACCTAACCGGTCTCAATCACCTGAAATGGTTatcattaagaaataataaatatgttgatGTTTGGTGTCTAGATAGGATAGCTGGTCAAAACGGTGATACCCTAGAATTTCTAAACTTAATGGGTTGCAAGTTATGCGTTGGTTGTGTATATGCACTTGCAAGGATGCCTGCACTTAAATTCCTAGTAATAAGCGATCCAGGAGACAATATAGAGCTTCAAGCTGCCCTATCCATGCTTGAACAAGAAAGGCCTAATTTATTAATCAGTGCCCAACAAGATGATGAAAATGATGCAGTAAACaaagtagaaaaataa